A single window of Patescibacteria group bacterium DNA harbors:
- the tyrS gene encoding tyrosine--tRNA ligase, with protein MNKKELQLELLSRGVEEIIDRQSLEKKLNSGKKLRIKLGIDPTSPNLHIGRTIPLLKLRDFQELGHKIIFIIGDFTGVIGDTSDKESERPMLDEKTVAQNMKNYVKQAEKILDIEKCEIHYNSEWLEKLDYHDIGKQADIFSLNEFISRENIAKRLDAGKRVSLRELLYPLMQGYDSVAVKADVEIGGTDQRFNLLAGRELQRHYNQPAQDIITNPLIEGLDGRKMSSSWGNTIDLLDPAEEIYGKVMSLRDELIIRYFVLTTRVPLKDIAVYEKDLKAGKNPRDYKMKLAYELVRFYHSENKAKQVAEEFTKVFAKKEKPTNVPSVTIKYDDYLIPDLLVELKLAKSKSEARRLVEQGGVRIDTKVKTDWKEKVKVQKGTLVQVGKKKFVEIR; from the coding sequence GTGAATAAAAAAGAGTTACAACTGGAATTATTATCCCGCGGTGTTGAAGAAATAATTGACCGGCAAAGTTTAGAAAAAAAACTGAATTCCGGAAAAAAATTACGGATTAAACTTGGTATTGACCCGACCAGCCCAAATCTACATATCGGCAGAACAATCCCGTTACTAAAATTGCGTGATTTCCAGGAGCTGGGGCACAAGATAATATTTATTATCGGCGATTTTACTGGTGTGATTGGTGACACTTCAGATAAAGAAAGCGAACGTCCGATGCTGGATGAAAAAACAGTCGCGCAGAACATGAAGAATTATGTTAAACAGGCAGAAAAAATTTTAGATATTGAAAAATGTGAGATCCATTACAATAGCGAGTGGCTTGAAAAACTGGATTATCATGATATCGGTAAACAGGCGGACATATTTTCTCTGAATGAATTCATCTCCCGGGAAAATATCGCAAAACGGCTGGATGCCGGCAAGCGGGTTTCTTTACGCGAGTTGCTTTACCCGCTGATGCAGGGTTATGATTCGGTTGCGGTAAAGGCGGACGTAGAAATCGGCGGAACCGACCAGCGGTTTAATTTGTTAGCCGGACGCGAATTACAAAGACATTATAACCAACCGGCGCAGGATATAATTACTAATCCGCTGATTGAAGGTTTGGACGGGCGCAAAATGAGTTCCAGCTGGGGTAATACTATTGATCTGCTGGATCCGGCGGAAGAGATTTACGGCAAAGTTATGTCACTCCGCGATGAATTAATTATCCGCTATTTTGTATTGACGACCCGCGTTCCGCTCAAAGATATTGCGGTTTATGAAAAAGATTTGAAGGCTGGTAAAAACCCCCGCGACTATAAGATGAAACTGGCATATGAGTTGGTAAGATTTTATCATTCGGAAAATAAAGCAAAGCAGGTGGCCGAGGAATTTACCAAAGTATTTGCAAAAAAAGAAAAACCGACTAATGTGCCGTCTGTAACAATTAAATATGATGATTATTTAATCCCGGATTTGCTCGTCGAGTTAAAATTGGCCAAGAGTAAAAGTGAAGCCCGCCGTTTAGTTGAACAGGGTGGTGTGAGAATTGATACTAAAGTAAAAACTGATTGGAAGGAAAAGGTGAAGGTTCAGAAAGGTACATTGGTACAGGTGGGGAAGAAAAAGTTTGTTGAAATAAGATAG
- a CDS encoding ROK family protein yields the protein MKQKTYIGIDMGGTTLEGGLVSSKGKVLETFTTLVPTRHRQRLIIKKVIENVQLLLQSSEECAGIGLGWPAAVNIPVRGSLIKSRLERAFRLPVFLDNDANCFALAEAMVGKGKHQNIVTGITLGTGIGGGLVIDQKIYHGRKEASEIGHTTLDYNGPQCECGNSGCFEQYVGKKGIAWLARKYDLPTADGLGLYKLAKHGNIKALRAWREMGKYLGIGLVNTINVYDPDVIVLGGKISQAWKFFSLSMRKEMTRRSLIRPCSIRISSLKNSAIIGAAMLAKQTLTKQQ from the coding sequence ATGAAACAAAAAACATACATCGGGATCGATATGGGCGGGACCACTTTAGAGGGTGGGCTTGTTTCTTCTAAAGGTAAGGTGTTGGAAACATTCACCACTTTGGTACCAACCCGTCATCGCCAAAGATTAATAATAAAAAAGGTGATTGAAAATGTCCAACTACTATTACAGTCTTCTGAAGAATGCGCTGGGATCGGTTTAGGCTGGCCGGCGGCTGTTAATATCCCCGTTCGCGGATCTTTAATAAAAAGCCGACTGGAACGTGCTTTCAGACTGCCGGTATTTCTAGATAATGATGCCAACTGTTTTGCATTGGCGGAAGCTATGGTGGGGAAAGGAAAACACCAGAATATTGTAACCGGTATTACCCTGGGTACAGGGATCGGCGGGGGCTTGGTAATTGACCAGAAGATTTACCACGGCAGAAAGGAAGCCTCAGAAATCGGACACACGACACTGGACTATAACGGACCACAGTGTGAATGCGGAAATTCCGGCTGTTTTGAACAATACGTCGGCAAGAAAGGAATCGCCTGGCTGGCCAGAAAATACGACCTACCAACAGCCGACGGCCTTGGCCTATACAAACTTGCTAAACACGGCAATATAAAAGCTCTCCGTGCCTGGCGTGAAATGGGAAAATATTTGGGGATCGGTCTGGTTAATACAATCAATGTCTACGATCCGGATGTGATTGTACTCGGCGGAAAAATCAGCCAGGCTTGGAAGTTTTTTTCTCTTTCCATGCGCAAAGAGATGACCAGAAGATCACTGATCAGGCCATGCTCAATCAGAATTTCTTCACTAAAAAACAGTGCAATTATCGGCGCAGCGATGCTGGCTAAACAAACTTTGACAAAGCAACAATAA